The Gammaproteobacteria bacterium genome includes a window with the following:
- a CDS encoding acyl-CoA thioesterase, which yields MPTKQEPNRRGTYRQFLTITSRWMDNDVYGHINNVQYYSYFDTAVNRFLIDQGVLDIHQGDVIGLVVETHCNFFASAAFPEDIEVGIRIAHLGLSSVRYEIGLFVKDREPAIAQGHFVHVYVDRDNQKPVDIPDNLRSVLSKIASD from the coding sequence ATGCCAACAAAGCAGGAACCGAATCGGCGGGGCACCTACCGGCAGTTTCTAACCATCACCTCGCGCTGGATGGATAACGACGTTTATGGCCATATCAACAATGTCCAGTACTACAGTTATTTTGATACGGCGGTGAATCGGTTTTTAATCGACCAGGGAGTGCTCGATATCCACCAGGGCGACGTGATCGGTCTCGTGGTTGAAACGCATTGTAATTTTTTCGCCAGTGCCGCGTTTCCCGAGGATATCGAGGTAGGTATCCGGATTGCTCACCTCGGCCTCAGTTCGGTACGCTATGAAATCGGGCTGTTTGTAAAGGATCGTGAACCAGCGATTGCACAGGGCCATTTCGTGCATGTCTACGTGGACCGCGACAATCAAAAACCAGTGGATATTCCAGATAATCTACGCTCGGTTCTGTCTAAGATCGCATCAGACTAG